A part of Dehalogenimonas sp. W genomic DNA contains:
- a CDS encoding prepilin-type N-terminal cleavage/methylation domain-containing protein: MNKIKLKKNGFSMVEVLIALLLLGTVGLGFLAVLANSSSHTLNADVRATAESIARSQMEYVKAQPYDGSNPPVYLVDTTKFDATIWQITITGERLDPRGDGTGNDDGLQKITITVEYYRGGSWDDVVVLEGYKYTG; the protein is encoded by the coding sequence ATGAATAAAATAAAATTGAAGAAAAACGGCTTCAGCATGGTTGAAGTGCTGATTGCGTTGCTGTTGCTGGGTACCGTCGGACTCGGTTTCTTGGCGGTACTGGCCAATTCTTCCAGCCATACGCTTAATGCGGATGTCAGAGCGACGGCGGAAAGTATCGCCCGCAGTCAGATGGAATATGTTAAAGCCCAACCCTATGACGGATCCAATCCACCTGTTTATTTGGTGGATACTACAAAATTTGATGCCACGATATGGCAGATTACCATCACCGGAGAACGCCTGGATCCACGGGGCGATGGTACCGGCAACGATGACGGTCTTCAAAAGATTACCATCACCGTGGAATACTATCGTGGCGGATCATGGGATGACGTTGTGGTACTGGAGGGTTACAAGTACACAGGATGA
- a CDS encoding prepilin-type N-terminal cleavage/methylation domain-containing protein, with amino-acid sequence MLFKRLFNTRRGFTLVEVLVALTITGLIMGGISTGIIQLMSISERNTNAITAQRQLQQAGDAISTDVVQARRVLYGQGNTPAGTGFSIVLEWTNLVGNEFTITYRITNDGLLLRDESINGGTATTRKIAEHISTSAANTFFVPRSGFPGTYTLTITAIIEGRYTVTETRIYEVRQRSS; translated from the coding sequence ATGCTGTTTAAGCGCCTGTTTAATACCAGGCGGGGATTTACCCTGGTGGAAGTGTTGGTAGCCCTAACCATCACCGGCTTGATCATGGGTGGTATTTCCACGGGTATCATCCAGCTTATGTCAATATCAGAGCGGAATACCAACGCCATCACCGCCCAACGTCAACTGCAACAGGCTGGCGATGCCATCAGCACCGATGTCGTGCAAGCACGCCGTGTATTATATGGGCAAGGAAATACTCCGGCGGGTACGGGCTTCAGCATAGTACTGGAATGGACCAATCTCGTCGGTAATGAATTCACCATCACCTATCGGATTACTAATGACGGCCTGCTTCTCCGGGACGAGTCCATCAATGGCGGCACAGCCACCACCAGAAAGATAGCCGAGCATATCAGCACCTCAGCGGCAAACACTTTTTTTGTTCCCAGGTCAGGGTTCCCCGGGACCTATACCCTGACCATCACAGCCATAATAGAGGGCAGATACACAGTAACAGAGACCCGGATTTATGAAGTCCGGCAGAGGTCAAGCTAA
- the pilM gene encoding pilus assembly protein PilM has translation MSKQVSLFIEDREIKLLVTNGKVVEKWASLMLDSGLVTDGVIQQEDTVAEILKNFMAEQELAGSAVVASLSGLNSIFRIISLPADVPKNILDDAIQNEATRVIPIPMDQVYLSRQLLSAADLEHRYFLVAYPKNATEALVRTVMKAGLKIKFMDVAPLALARLANVNRAVMVNTWLYNIDIIILVDRVPEVIRSFPLPSETMTDAERIMSIAEEISRTITFYNSSHTENPLNAEVPVLVSGGLTRDVNAWPALGGQEGHPVAALTTPFEAPEGFDVSQFIVNLGLVPLPKEDTAFGSVINVNVLPSQYLPKGINWFNILAPVAGVVLIGGLVYGWFLIDDFKTQNDEIQTRIDAVQTQVTLAQADIARIQAETSGLESQTAGVETAITPIITKTNSLEAQYQYMRDQREEASGDVRNAWIQIPSTKVTVDTIDWNDGVLSVTGIATESETNVFAYAAALRDLHRFENVIVSEITKELTEDTKVYVYNFTLILY, from the coding sequence ATGTCAAAACAAGTATCTTTGTTTATTGAGGACCGCGAGATCAAACTACTGGTCACCAACGGTAAGGTCGTGGAAAAATGGGCCTCGTTGATGCTGGATTCCGGGCTGGTGACTGACGGCGTCATCCAGCAGGAAGACACCGTGGCCGAAATCCTGAAAAACTTTATGGCGGAACAGGAACTGGCCGGCTCTGCCGTGGTCGCTTCGCTGTCAGGCTTAAATTCCATCTTCCGCATTATCTCTCTGCCGGCAGATGTGCCGAAAAACATCCTGGATGATGCCATTCAGAATGAAGCTACCCGTGTCATTCCGATACCGATGGATCAGGTATATCTGTCCCGGCAATTGCTCAGTGCCGCCGATTTGGAACACCGCTATTTTCTGGTAGCCTATCCTAAAAATGCCACCGAAGCGCTGGTACGCACCGTTATGAAGGCCGGACTCAAGATAAAATTCATGGATGTTGCTCCATTAGCGTTAGCCCGGCTGGCTAACGTCAACCGGGCCGTCATGGTCAATACTTGGTTGTACAATATTGACATTATTATCCTTGTGGACAGGGTTCCGGAAGTCATCCGCTCTTTCCCGCTGCCGTCGGAAACCATGACCGATGCAGAGCGGATAATGAGTATCGCCGAGGAAATCTCACGCACCATTACCTTTTACAATTCCTCGCATACCGAGAACCCGCTGAATGCCGAAGTACCCGTGCTGGTATCCGGCGGACTGACCCGTGACGTGAACGCCTGGCCCGCACTGGGTGGGCAGGAAGGGCACCCGGTGGCGGCGCTGACAACGCCGTTTGAAGCGCCGGAAGGCTTTGATGTGAGCCAATTCATCGTCAACCTGGGATTGGTACCCCTGCCGAAAGAAGATACCGCCTTCGGCAGTGTGATCAATGTTAATGTGCTGCCGTCACAGTATCTGCCCAAGGGCATCAACTGGTTCAATATCCTGGCGCCGGTAGCCGGAGTTGTCCTAATCGGAGGGCTGGTTTATGGCTGGTTCCTGATAGATGACTTCAAGACCCAAAACGATGAAATACAGACTAGAATTGATGCTGTTCAGACACAGGTAACGCTGGCTCAGGCGGATATCGCCCGGATTCAGGCCGAGACGTCTGGTTTAGAGTCTCAGACTGCGGGTGTTGAAACTGCCATTACACCGATTATCACTAAAACCAATTCCCTGGAAGCCCAGTATCAGTATATGCGTGACCAGCGGGAGGAAGCGTCTGGAGATGTCCGCAACGCCTGGATACAGATTCCTTCAACCAAGGTCACCGTGGACACCATAGACTGGAATGACGGTGTTCTATCTGTGACGGGTATTGCCACCGAAAGTGAAACTAATGTTTTTGCTTACGCCGCGGCTCTCAGAGACCTCCACCGCTTTGAAAATGTGATTGTTTCTGAAATAACAAAAGAATTAACCGAAGATACCAAGGTTTATGTATATAATTTCACCCTGATTCTCTATTAG
- a CDS encoding PilT/PilU family type 4a pilus ATPase: MIDIFALITEARDRDGSDLHMVVDSPPLVRVRGSLEHLAAPPLTAQDTEDALAQLALPEDVEIFQKEKELDFGFTMPGVGRLRCNAAKQRGAVSLAVRLLPPQIPTVEELELPDICKDLITVPRGLVVVTGPTGSGKSTTLAAMMQHLNHTEAKHVVTIEDPIEYIHPSVKCAITQRQLGTDTLSFSHALKHVLRQNPDVIMVGEMRDLDTAAAVLNVAETGHLVLSTSHAPSTYQALERIIDLFPPHERHLAQTRLASLMVGVLCQTLVPRSIGTGRIAAVEVMLANGAVRNLIREGKIYQLPNVIRTSREEGMITLDESLVDLCRRGKIGRDTVFEFCNETDEVERLMGSNNGHSGNGRRKAKSTTLSMLF, translated from the coding sequence ATGATAGACATCTTTGCCCTTATCACTGAAGCCCGGGATCGGGACGGATCCGACCTGCACATGGTGGTGGATTCTCCGCCGCTGGTGCGGGTGCGCGGCTCGCTGGAGCACCTTGCCGCGCCGCCGCTGACGGCACAGGATACCGAAGACGCCCTGGCCCAGCTGGCATTGCCGGAAGACGTGGAAATCTTCCAGAAGGAAAAGGAACTGGATTTCGGCTTCACCATGCCCGGTGTGGGGCGCTTGCGCTGCAATGCCGCCAAACAGCGGGGGGCCGTCAGCCTGGCAGTGCGGCTGTTGCCGCCCCAAATCCCGACAGTTGAAGAACTGGAACTGCCGGATATCTGCAAGGACCTTATCACCGTCCCCCGGGGACTGGTGGTAGTCACCGGCCCCACCGGCTCCGGCAAATCAACCACTCTGGCCGCCATGATGCAACACCTTAACCACACCGAAGCCAAGCATGTGGTCACCATTGAAGACCCTATTGAGTATATCCATCCTTCGGTTAAGTGCGCCATCACCCAGCGTCAGCTGGGGACCGATACGCTGTCATTTTCCCATGCGCTGAAACACGTCCTGCGGCAGAACCCGGATGTCATCATGGTGGGTGAAATGCGGGACCTGGACACCGCCGCGGCGGTACTTAACGTGGCAGAAACCGGCCATCTGGTGCTGTCCACCAGTCACGCCCCCAGCACTTACCAGGCACTGGAACGCATTATTGATCTCTTTCCGCCTCATGAACGCCACCTGGCCCAGACCCGGCTGGCCTCCCTCATGGTCGGCGTCCTGTGTCAGACGCTGGTGCCCCGCTCCATCGGTACCGGCCGTATCGCCGCGGTGGAAGTCATGCTGGCCAACGGCGCCGTCAGAAACCTGATACGCGAAGGCAAGATTTACCAGTTACCCAACGTTATCCGCACCAGCCGGGAAGAGGGCATGATTACGCTGGATGAGTCATTGGTGGATCTGTGCCGACGAGGCAAAATTGGCCGGGATACGGTATTTGAATTCTGTAATGAAACCGATGAAGTGGAACGGCTGATGGGTAGCAACAACGGACACTCCGGCAATGGCCGACGCAAGGCTAAAAGCACCACGCTGTCA